One window from the genome of Salisaeta longa DSM 21114 encodes:
- a CDS encoding efflux RND transporter periplasmic adaptor subunit translates to MMTSSTGKQIAGWVVALGVMGLLAWPKISASGDAASSNRGAAPPLGVDVTVVTPTTVTERIETTGTLRANESVALTAETSGKITSLRFAEGDRVAAGQLLFTINSAELEAQRERLSHELSLAREQAQRQAQLLQQGGVSQETYDETLTRVQVLEAEQALLDAQIAKTKVRAPFGGTVGLRYVSEGSYLTPQTTVAMLHDLNPLKLDFSVPEQYAGRVAPGQPIRFRVRGGDTVHTATIYAQASTIDPETRTLPLRARLANPARRLRPGAFADITVPLQATRDALTVPTFAVLPELGTQQVFVLERGVAQPRNVTLGVRGDSAVQITEGLAAGDTVITSGLQRLRGGLPVRVERVE, encoded by the coding sequence ATGATGACATCTTCGACGGGCAAGCAGATCGCCGGCTGGGTTGTGGCACTTGGCGTGATGGGGCTGCTGGCTTGGCCTAAAATCAGCGCGTCTGGTGACGCCGCATCGAGCAACCGCGGCGCAGCGCCCCCCCTCGGCGTCGACGTCACCGTTGTAACGCCGACGACGGTAACCGAGCGCATTGAAACGACCGGCACGCTGCGCGCGAATGAATCCGTGGCGCTAACGGCCGAGACAAGCGGGAAGATCACTTCACTCCGCTTTGCCGAGGGGGATCGCGTGGCGGCCGGGCAGCTGCTCTTCACCATCAACAGCGCCGAGCTGGAAGCACAGCGTGAGCGCCTGTCTCATGAGCTATCCCTGGCCCGCGAGCAAGCACAGCGGCAAGCGCAGTTGCTGCAGCAGGGCGGCGTGAGTCAGGAAACCTACGACGAGACGCTGACCCGCGTGCAGGTGCTGGAGGCAGAGCAAGCGCTCCTGGATGCCCAAATTGCTAAAACGAAGGTGCGCGCGCCGTTTGGCGGCACGGTGGGTCTGCGATACGTAAGTGAAGGCAGCTACCTCACCCCGCAAACGACGGTGGCCATGCTGCACGATCTCAACCCGCTAAAGCTGGACTTTTCGGTGCCCGAGCAGTACGCCGGGCGCGTGGCCCCGGGCCAGCCCATTCGGTTTCGCGTGCGGGGCGGCGACACGGTGCATACGGCCACTATTTACGCCCAGGCCTCCACCATCGACCCCGAAACGCGCACCCTGCCCTTGCGCGCCCGCCTCGCCAATCCGGCCCGCCGCCTCCGCCCCGGCGCGTTTGCCGACATCACCGTGCCCCTGCAAGCCACGCGCGACGCCCTCACCGTCCCCACGTTTGCCGTGCTACCGGAGCTGGGTACGCAGCAGGTGTTCGTGCTTGAACGGGGCGTGGCGCAGCCGCGCAACGTAACGCTGGGCGTGCGGGGCGACTCTGCCGTGCAAATTACGGAGGGCCTTGCCGCCGGCGACACCGTCATTACCTCGGGGCTGCAGCGCCTGCGCGGCGGCCTGCCCGTGCGCGTTGAGCGCGTCGAGTAA